The nucleotide sequence AACGTGCGACAATTTTTTGTAATTTTGTATTACTAAAATACGAAACTAATGACAACTATAACCATAAAAATAAACGAACGCACCAAAGCTGGTAAAGCTTTAAAAAATTTAATTGAGTTTTTTTCTAGAGAACACAAAGGTATTGAAATTGTTTCGGATACAAAAAGTGAATACAACCCAGAATTTGTTGAAAAAATTAAAGAAGCAGAAAACGATATTAAAAATGGTAAAACTACCCGTTTAGATTCTGAAAATATATGGGAAAATATTTTGTAGAAATAACCGATGAGGCAAGAAAAGAATTAAAAAATCATTTCAGATCTGGTAATAAATCTGTTATTAAAAAGATAGAAAAAATATTACTAGAATTAACTGAAACGCCTTTTTCAGGTGAAGGAAAACCTGAACAACTAAAACATAATTATTCTGGCTATTGGTCTAGAAGAATAAATCAAAAAGACCGTATTGTCTATCGTGTAGAAGAAGAAATTGTGATGGTTTATGTGGTTTCTGCAATGGGACACTACCATGATAAATAAAAAAACCACCAGAATTGGTGGTTTTAATTTTTTATTTTGCAAGAAATATCTGGAGAGATATTCCTAAATAATCGCCTGATTTTTTTGTTTCAATTACAGAATCATCAGAAATATCTAAATTCATAATATGCATTTCTCCTTTATACTGGTTTTTTAACGACTTATTATAAACAATACTTGTTTGTATCATAAAATATCTTGTCATTATATACACACCCGGGCTAAAAACAACACTTGGGTATAAGGACGTTTTATGATCATTTTCTAACCAATAATATATAATATTTTTACTATTGCCTTCATTGTCATGAAAATTTGAGGAATAATCAGAATAACCAGCTGCCATATACATAGTTTCTATACCGGTATCAAATTTCATAAATAAATTAGGCTTTATTTTAAATTTATACTGTACCAAAATTGGAATAGAAAAATTGATACGCCTTGTTAAATTACCTGAAACGTTTGGATCAACAAAATCTTGATAATGATCTAAAGAATTTAGATCGTATTGCTTTAACGAATATTCAAACTTATAAAGGTTGTTATTATTTAGTGTTAAACCTGTAATGTACGAAAACCTGCCATTTTTATTAAATATTTTTCTTATTGTGTACGAATATCCGTTAGAATATAAGGGCTTATGTTGGTAAACGCCGGATAGTTTATTTATACGCTCTTTTTGAAAAAAATAGTACGATCCACCAATTGACCAAGAACCATAATTATTAAATTCTGGGTAATACTTGGTATTTTGGGAAAACGATATCGTTGATATAAGGGCAATTAAAATAGTTAAATTTTTTTTCATAAAAAAAGGTTTAGAAAATAACGTTCTAAACCTTTTTGTATTGTATTATTTTTTCTTAACCTCTTCTTTTTTTGCTTCTTCTTTTACTTCAACTTTTTTACTGGTTTTTTCTTCGTATTGTTTGTGTAAAAGTGCTAATATTTCTTTGGTTAAATTATATTCTTCTTTTCCGTATAAAACCGATGCTGCATCGCCCGTTCCGTAGAT is from Flavobacterium dauae and encodes:
- a CDS encoding DUF2683 family protein codes for the protein MTTITIKINERTKAGKALKNLIEFFSREHKGIEIVSDTKSEYNPEFVEKIKEAENDIKNGKTTRLDSENIWENIL
- a CDS encoding Txe/YoeB family addiction module toxin, with amino-acid sequence MGKYFVEITDEARKELKNHFRSGNKSVIKKIEKILLELTETPFSGEGKPEQLKHNYSGYWSRRINQKDRIVYRVEEEIVMVYVVSAMGHYHDK